Proteins encoded together in one Triticum dicoccoides isolate Atlit2015 ecotype Zavitan chromosome 7B, WEW_v2.0, whole genome shotgun sequence window:
- the LOC119340630 gene encoding putative F-box/LRR-repeat protein 23 isoform X1, which yields MCARGPSARDWSEMPLDALTCVFAKLGAVELLMGAGLVCRSWLHASKAPELWRAVVMSRPPDTPEGTEAFLRAIAKVSSELRPSVLITGIDDPWSAMVKVDDSLCAMAKAAVDRSGGRLQKFVARDFGTDELLEYIADRSPSLKSLGLMQCHDISEKGFMDLIVKFPQLEELVLIECHNISDDQKENRDVYEAISRARSQLKLFVLAHPGYFLHPNGSYGFHDGDVLGIATMKQLRHLSLDCVNINNAELVSIIDSCPYLEHLCMRNCYNIVADEALRAKCARIKTLKLKPMSVETASNDCCFVFFDPPVDEFVILSFFDT from the exons atgtgCGCGCGGGGGCCATCCGCCAGGGACTGGTCCGAGATGCCCCTGGACGCTCTCACCTGCGTCTTCGCCAAGCTCGGAGCCGTCGAGCTCCTCATGGGCGCGGGCCTCGTGTGCCGCTCCTGGCTCCACGCCTCCAAGGCGCCAGAGCTGTGGCGGGCCGTGGTGATGTCGCGCCCGCCCGACACTCCGGAGGGAACGGAGGCCTTCCTGCGCGCCATAGCCAAGGTGTCATCTGAGCTGCGGCCGTCTGTGCTGATAACGGGCATCGATGACCCCTGGAGCGCCATGGTCAAGGTGGATGACTCCTTGTGTGCCATGGCCAAGGCGGCTGTCGACCGCTCCGGCGGGCGGCTACAGAAGTTTGTGGCGAGGGATTTCGGGACCGATGAGCTCCTGGAATACATTGCGGACAg GTCGCCCTCTCTGAAGAGCCTTGGCCTGATGCAATGCCACGACATCTCCGAGAAAGGATTCATGGACTTGATAGTAAAGTTCCCTCAGCTAGAAGAGCTAGTTCTTATTGAGTGCCACAACATTTCTGATGATCAGAAGGAGAACCGTGACGTGTATGAGGCCATTAGCAGAGCACGCTCACAGTTAAAGCTCTTTGTGCTAGCCCACCCGGGGTACTTTCTGCATCCGAACGGCAGCTACGGCTTCCATGATGGGGATGTGCTTGGAATCGCTACGATGAAACAGCTGCGGCACCTTAGTCTTGACTGCGTCAACATCAACAACGCGGAACTGGTGAGCATCATTGATAGCTGTCCTTACCTCGAGCATCTCTGCATGCGCAACTGCTACAACATCGTCGCCGATGAGGCACTACGAGCAAAGTGCGCCAGGATCAAGACTCTAAAGCTTAAACCCATGTCTGTTGAAACTGCTTCTAATGATTGTTGCTTCGTTTTTTTCGATCCACCAGTTGACGAGTTCGTCATACTTTCTTTCTTTGACACCTAG
- the LOC119340630 gene encoding F-box protein SKIP19-like isoform X2: MCARGPSARDWSEMPLDALTCVFAKLGAVELLMGAGLVCRSWLHASKAPELWRAVVMSRPPDTPEGTEAFLRAIAKVSSELRPSVLITGIDDPWSAMVKVDDSLCAMAKAAVDRSGGRLQKFVARDFGTDELLEYIADRSPSLKSLGLMQCHDISEKGFMDLIVKFPQLEELVLIECHNISDDQKENRDVYEAISRARSQLKLFVLAHPGYFLHPNGSYGFHDGDVLGIATMKQLRHLSLDCVNINNAELIICSTKWLKSI, translated from the exons atgtgCGCGCGGGGGCCATCCGCCAGGGACTGGTCCGAGATGCCCCTGGACGCTCTCACCTGCGTCTTCGCCAAGCTCGGAGCCGTCGAGCTCCTCATGGGCGCGGGCCTCGTGTGCCGCTCCTGGCTCCACGCCTCCAAGGCGCCAGAGCTGTGGCGGGCCGTGGTGATGTCGCGCCCGCCCGACACTCCGGAGGGAACGGAGGCCTTCCTGCGCGCCATAGCCAAGGTGTCATCTGAGCTGCGGCCGTCTGTGCTGATAACGGGCATCGATGACCCCTGGAGCGCCATGGTCAAGGTGGATGACTCCTTGTGTGCCATGGCCAAGGCGGCTGTCGACCGCTCCGGCGGGCGGCTACAGAAGTTTGTGGCGAGGGATTTCGGGACCGATGAGCTCCTGGAATACATTGCGGACAg GTCGCCCTCTCTGAAGAGCCTTGGCCTGATGCAATGCCACGACATCTCCGAGAAAGGATTCATGGACTTGATAGTAAAGTTCCCTCAGCTAGAAGAGCTAGTTCTTATTGAGTGCCACAACATTTCTGATGATCAGAAGGAGAACCGTGACGTGTATGAGGCCATTAGCAGAGCACGCTCACAGTTAAAGCTCTTTGTGCTAGCCCACCCGGGGTACTTTCTGCATCCGAACGGCAGCTACGGCTTCCATGATGGGGATGTGCTTGGAATCGCTACGATGAAACAGCTGCGGCACCTTAGTCTTGACTGCGTCAACATCAACAACGCGGAACTG ATCATTTGTTCAACAAAATGGCTCAAATCGATCTGA